The genomic window acatatatatatatatatatatatatatatatatatatatatatatatgtatatatttatatatatatatatatatatatatatatatgtatatgtataagtatgtatacatagatatatatagacacacgtgtatatatatttatatatatacatatatataaatacatatatacacatatacatatacattcacacatatatacatacatatatatacatatacatatatatacgccgcttctaccatcttcctttgtcgtgggggcaggccttgttttatgatggaggcccgggaccacttagggagatggccatCGGTCGAAGGCCTCTATCATAAAACATgactgcccccacgacaaaggaagatggtagaagaggCATTTATCCATTCAACCAATATCTTTAACACCGCAacagggagccatgaactagctaAGGTCGTCGCACTCCTAATAACGACGCAGCCTGACCgctaagtacatataaatatacatatatatatatatatatatatatatatatatatatatatcttatcatatATAACCTGATAAagcaaaaaaagtgaaaaggccttcggcatattcgtgtgttttcctgtacttccattcattgttctacttgttcgacatgaattccacaaatacatatatatatatatatatatatatatatatatatatatatatatatatatatgtatatacacacacacacacacacacacacacacacacacacatatatatatatatatatatatatatatatatatatatatatatatatgtatatatatttatttatatatgtattatatatagataaatatatatcttcatatacatatatatatatatatatatatatatatatatatatatacacatatagatgtatatacatatatattcatatatatacatgtatatatgtatatatatacatatatataaatatttatggttatatacttacatacacatgtttatgtttgtacatatatatatatgcatatatatacacatacatatatatctatatatatatatacatatatacacacacatatatatatttgcatatatacattcacacacacacagacacacacatacatacatacatacatacatacacgcacacacacacacacacatacacatatgtgtgtgtgtgtgtgtgtgtattcttcttttcgtttattttttttttttttcaatttatatatatacatatatatacatatatatacatacagtcaaacacacacacagacacacacatacatacatacatgcatacatacacacacacacacacacacacacacacacacacacacacacacacacacacacacacacactattcaccTATATAAAATTCTAATGATTTACTCTTTGCTGTAGAGAATCTTCGAAGAAGCTATCCCTTTTAGGGAATTCCTCGATCATGCATGTGATTTAGGTTGTTCGATTTCCAGCAATTTTACTAATTACTATTTCAAACTCATGAGACTTGTATATCAGTGTATGCACAAAGTTATTATGAAATTATGTAAATCATTTATTTTCACTACAGGAATCCTGTCTCCATTTAGGGGAAAAACATGTTCGTTAAACTAGAAAGAATCAATATTTAATTGTTCAAGCTAATTCACATAAATTATCTTGTGTTAGCGTCGGGAGCAGGTACCGCCTCGTTGTTTCACGAAATGCTCAGTTTCACTTTCACTGCTGTGTAGTGCGTTTAGGTCAACCTGTTTTTtccttcaaataaataaataaacaaataaaaataaatgaaaattattgcCATAGCAATTAAAGCATGGTATTGGCCAGAAGCAGACCATCATGTCACTGCTAATGCCATTccagagaaataagaagaaaaaaaaaatggaatatgagatgaacaacaacaataataatgataataataataataataataataataataataataataataataataataataaaatgtcaaTCACGTCAAGAGAGCATTTAGGTTTTTATTTTAGGAAATAGACAAAGTAGCATCTGTTATAAACTAAAATGTTGAGATGCTAAAATTGATCCAGAAATTTTCTTATGacaaataatgtaaatatgtcTGCTATGTTACAAAAAGCAAGTATGAGGCTTCTTTTCATTCACATCCTTTTTACCAGTCTCTTTACACTCTCCCAAAGAAATTGCATGAAACTGTTCTTCAAAGAGTCTTTCCAATTTATCATGTTATGATACTTCTCTACTCAATCCTGAACTAATTTGCATACGCGCATTGCTTTTGGATTGTAATTATGAGTTCGTGTTCATTCTCTATTTTGCAATTgcaaagtatgttttttttttttttatgttttgtaaaGATTTGTTTAGTTAATCGTATGTGACAATTTCGAGTTCTCTCAAACTTtagatttataatataaatttaaattgcCACGACAGTAAACACCGTAATGAGGGTAATGACATCTGCGTGAATAAGTGCCAGTATGATGTAACCAGCGATAACTGACCAGCGaatgaaataaagatacaaatttaACGCAACTGGAAATCGTTAACTTTATCACACtttacacacaaagacgcacacacacgcgcacaaacacacgtatgacacacacgtatgcacgaatacacacacgcacgaacataacacaaacacagacaacaaacaaatacaaatacacaagcaaacacatactcAGGCCCGCATTAAACACTCACACATTGATAGGCCGGTTTGTGTAAAGAAACTGAGGCATTGTGATAGAGGAAGTTGAGGAGAAAGTGGGCAGGATATTTACACGCCTGGTAGCTCACGGTCAGGAAGTAAAGGATTGTATTATGTATTGCGAATGAATAGCTTCTCGATAATAGCGGTTCCTAAGTAGTTGCTTATAAAGACAGGAGTATAAACTAGCttggaaatgtgtatgtatatgtacatacaaacatacattcgtacatacatacataaggaatatatatatatatatatatatatatatatatatatatatatataatggggggGTGaacgatggaaaaaaagaaagactatgATCTTACTGAGGATGATTGCAAGCATTTTGTCACTCCTATCGGCATTATATTTGATACCTCCTATTTACATACCTATCATTAAGTTACACCACAAAAAAGTTATTGAAACGGACGGTCTTAAAAGGGTTGTATGCATCTCTATCGTGAAAACTGATAATTAATTTAATAATCTGGTATTCTAATTTCACTGGATCAAGTTATACAAAAGCGATTCTGATTATTGATTATCTTTTAATTGTCATATGATGAAAAACTGACGACGTGAATTGTTTACAAACTTACTTTATATAACtttatctagctctatctatatatttttaatgttctTGCAAGAAATTAAGAGTGACAATAATATATCTGTAAGATAACTACGTGGAAGAACGGAAGAACATAGATGACATTGAGGGTGGAATGGAACTagacagaaggaaaaaatcaATTCTGCTTGGCCGTTCACCGATCATACTACATCAGGACGGTGAAATGCTGCTGTAGGACACTGGTTTTTGGTGAATGTTCAGCAGGAAGGGTGAACCGGCTGAAATAAAATGATCTGAGAACAACAAACTTGTCATAGAAAGTATGTGAAGAAGTGAACTTGTTGAAAACGTAGCTGTGTGAAGGGTCGAAGGAATACTTAAGGACAATGAAACTTACAAGACCTTATGTCGGCCAAAGAATAAGTCAGCACAATGAAGTTCTTGGTATGTCTTACATCCTTCACTTAGGTATTCAGTCTAGGCTAAACATGGCATGTATGACTGCCAAAGAGCATGTCAGTTACCACAATGAAActgtatattttctattttcccaaagatattaattatgttaagtatggaaaatattatttatttagaatttagaatgatttataacatataattttgttattcaaTTTCAATCATCTGAATATTTCAGCTTCTTGCTGTGACAGCAGTGGTTACTTCAACTGCCTTTCCTCAGAACCACAATATCCCATCACCTTCCGGTTCGACCTTTAGCGCTGTGTACATCCTAAATAAACAGCCAAGAGAGAACCAGAAACTGATTGAAGTCCCAGCACCACCGCCATCTGAACCCGAGGTTTACTTCATCAACTATTCCGAAGGCGAGAACCCAATTCTTCCAAACGGTATAGATCTTCAGACAGCCTTGAATGCGGCAATTCAGGGCAGCACTGCCATAGTTGATCTCGATAAAGGCGCCAAGGAAAATGATGGAGAACTTACCGCTGCATTTGAAAGCACCAGAATTGGAGCCAGTAGCAGTTTCATAGGTAATAAGGGCAGCTCCAGCACCAGTAATCTAGAGGGTAATGGTAACATTGGagaaaataatgtttttgttgtagGTAAAGGTGATATTAGATCCAGGTTCGGTATCGGTGCTACTGGAGGTGTAGAAGGTAGTGGTACCACTGCAAGTGATTCAGGTGTTGCCAGCAGCGTTGGTTCCTCAGGCAATGGTGTTTCCGAAGTCAGCGATTTTACAGACGGAGTTGATACTGATGCTATTGAAAGTAGTAGTGCCATAGAAGATGACATTTCTTTAAGAAGTACAGATTTTGGAAGTAGTGCAGATGAGAACAATAGGAGTGCTAGCAGGATTCCAAGACTTTATGGGGCACCTTAAACATGTCTGGCAATCGGGTATGACTTGAGGAACAGGAGGAATTCTAATGGCAAGTTTTATAAATTATAGgaccaaaaataagaaaagatatatCAGATATCCTTAgcattgtatatgatatatgctgAGTAGAATTCGATTTCAATTAGAAT from Penaeus chinensis breed Huanghai No. 1 chromosome 24, ASM1920278v2, whole genome shotgun sequence includes these protein-coding regions:
- the LOC125037980 gene encoding uncharacterized protein LOC125037980; translation: MKLTRPYVGQRISQHNEVLGMSYILHLGIQSRLNMACMTAKEHLLAVTAVVTSTAFPQNHNIPSPSGSTFSAVYILNKQPRENQKLIEVPAPPPSEPEVYFINYSEGENPILPNGIDLQTALNAAIQGSTAIVDLDKGAKENDGELTAAFESTRIGASSSFIGNKGSSSTSNLEGNGNIGENNVFVVGKGDIRSRFGIGATGGVEGSGTTASDSGVASSVGSSGNGVSEVSDFTDGVDTDAIESSSAIEDDISLRSTDFGSSADENNRSASRIPRLYGAP